The window GCGGCGTTTGTCGCAGTCCGGTCGCATAGCGGGCAAACCTGTAACCTTGATGCAACATGCGCAAACATAGTGGCGCATCGGCGGGCTTGTGCGCTGCACAATTGCAAAGCCTTGTCGCAAATCTGCGCAGAAACTGCCAGCGGGGCGGCACCCGTTCCACTCTCCTTGTGATCATTCCGAAAGGGGCTTGTTCGATGTCTCAGCGTATCACTGCCATCCGCGCCGCATGGGCCGGTTCGACCATTCTGGCGGCGGCCTTTGCCTTTGCCGCACCTGCCGCGGCGCAGGATGCCGAAGCCACCGCCAGCGAAGAGGGCCAGCTGGCCACCATCATCGTCACCGCCAACCGCCGCGAGGAAAACCTCCAGGACGTCGCGGTGTCGGCCGAGATTCTCGATCAGCAGCGCATCGACACGATCTTCAGCGCCTCGGGCGATGTGACGGCGCTCGCCGGTTCGGTTCCGGGCCTCAACGTCGAAAGCTCGAACGGCCGTGTCGCCCCGCGCTTCTATATCCGCGGCCTCGGCAACACCGATTTCGATCTCGCCGCCTCGCAGCCGGTCTCGGTGCTGCTTGACGATGTCGTGATGGAGAACGTCACCCTCAAGAGCTTCCCGATCTTCGATGTCGAGCGCGTCGAAGTGCTGCGCGGCCCGCAGGGCACGCTGTTCGGCCGCAACACCCCGGCCGGGATCGTCAAGGTCGACAGCATCAAGCCGGGTCAGGAAATGGACGTGCGCGCCGGCCTGTCCTTTGCCAGCCTCGACACGATCACCCTGAGCGGCGCGGTCGGCGGACCGCTGATCGAAGACAAGCTTGCCTTCCGTGTCGCGACCCAGTTGCAGCGCCGCGGCGACTGGATCGACAACGGCTTCACCAACCAGAAGAACGTGCTGGGCAGCTTCACCGATTTCGCCATCCGTGGCCAGCTGCTGTTCACCCCGACCGAGCGGGCGAGCATCCTTGCCTCGGTCAACTTCCGTGATCTCGACGGCGCTTCGACCTTCTTCCGCGCCAACGTGCTCGGGCCGAACAACAACAACCTCAACGCCAATTATGATCGTGGCACCGTGTTCTACGATGGCGGCGGCGGCAACCGGGTGAACTACAAGCAGTTCGGCGCGACGCTGACTGCGGCCTATGAATTCGACGGCGCGACGCTCACCTCGATCACCAGCCGCTGGACCACTGATGGTTCGGGCCGCGGCGATATCGACGGCGGCTTCGGCGCCGTGTTCCTGCCGCGCATGGGCCCGGGCTTCATTCCCTTCCCGTCCGATACGCAGGATTCGATCGATCTCAAGCAGACCACGCAGGAGGTGCGCCTCGCCTCGAACGGCGATGGTGCGCTCAGCTGGCAGATCGGCGGCTTCTATTTCGACAGCGATTTCGACGTCACCACCGTCGGCTTCACCTTCCCGCCGCCGGCCACCGTCAACCACACCAACGAAGCCTGGGCGGCGTTCGGCCAGCTGTCCTACCAGCTCACCGACATGCTCAAGGTCACCGGCGGTCTGCGCTACACCGACGACCAGAAGGACTTCTTCGTGCGCACCGGCGCGCCGCAAGCGCGCAGCGTGGGTGACAGCCGCCTGAGCTGGGACCTCGCGGTGTTTGCCGATCTGTCGGATGATGCCAGCGTCTATGCTAAGGTCGCCAACGCCTTTCGCGCGCCGACCATCCAGGGCCGTGACGTCGCCTTCTTCGGTGCGCCCTCGATCGCGCAGTCGGAAAAGATCACCTCGTGGGAAGCCGGCTTCAAGACCGAGCTGGCCGATCGCAAGGTGCGTCTCAACGGTGCGGTGTTCTACTACACTGTCGAAGATCCGCAGTTCACCGCTGTCGGCGGTGCGGGCAACCTCGTCCAGCTGATCAACGCCAACAAGGGCGAGGCCTATGGCTTCGAACTCGACAGCGCCTTCCAGATCACGCCGAACTTCCTTGTGACGCTGGGCATGGCCTACAACAACACCGAGATCCAGGATCCCAACCTTGCGGTGGGCATCTGTGCGCAGTGCAACGTGACCGATCCGACCCGCGTGATCGGCGGCAGCACCCGCGCGCTGATCGACGGCAATCCCTTCCCCAACGCGCCCGAGTGGAGCGGCGATTTCACTGCGCGCTACGGCATTCCGATGGGTGACAGCGGCGAGTTCTTCATCTTCACCGACTGGACCTACCTCGGCGAGACGAACTTCCTGCTTTACACCAGCCGCGAATTCAACGCCGGGAGCCGCATCGAAGGCGGCCTGCGCGTCGGCTATTCGGGCGGCAATGGCGAGTGGGAACTGGCGGCCTTCGCCCGCAACATCACCAATGAAGACAACGTGCTGGGCGTGATTGATTTCAACAACAACACCGCCTTCGTCAACGAACCGCGCGTCATCGGCGTGTCGTTCAACGTCAACTACTGATCGCTCAGGCGACCAACAAAAAGGCCGGCAGGAGCGATCCTGCCGGCCTTTTTTGTTGCGCGTGCGGGGGGCTATTTCGTTTCCGGCACCACCGAGACCTGCACCGCGCCGCCCGGAGCGAGCCATTTGGCGGCGGTCGCCTGAAGCTCTTCGGGCGTGATCGCGCGGATCAGATCGGGCGAGGCGAACCAGCGGTCGATCCGCGCCGGATCGCTCTGGGCTCTGGCGGCGAGGCCCATCCAGCCGCCCAGATCCTTCAGGGCATTGTCATAGTCCTCGAGCAGCGGGCGCCGCGCGCGTTCGATCATGTCGGCTGACGGCGGGGCATCGCGCAGGGCAGCGACCACCGCCTCGACCGCCGCGCGCGCCTTGTCGGCCTGTGCGACATCGACCGAGACCGAGAGCGTGAAGGTGCCGAAATCGCGGTAGATGCGGCTGTTGGAGGCTCCGGCCGAGGGCGAATAGGCCTGCCCCAGCTCCTCGCGCAGCTTTTCGGTCAGCGCGATGCGGGCAACCCGGGCGAGCAGACCCAATCGCAGGGTCTGGGCGAGATCGCTGTCGTCGGTGGTGGGCCAGGTCCATTGCAGCTGCGCCTGATCGGCCTCGCCCTTGTGGGTGATGGTGCGCGGGGCCCGGGTGGCGGTGAAGGGGCGGGTGCGCGCCTCCTCGCGCGGCAGGAATTCGGCCTCGCGCTGAGGCAGCGCGCCGAGCGTAGCCGCCACGGCGTCAATCGCGGCCTGTTCGTCGAAATCGCCCACCAGCGCCAGCTCGATCGCGCCCTTGGCGAGCCGGTCGCCGATGGCATCGCGCAAGGACGCATAGTTCAGCGCGAGGAAGGCTTCCTTGGGCTGGAGCGTGAAGCGAGGATCATTGTCCGACAGGATGCCGCCCAGCGCCGATCCCAGCGCACGGCCGGGGGTGGAATCGAGCGTGGCGAAGTAATTGTCGAGCCCCTTGCGGAACCGCTCCTCGCCTTCGGGGCGATAGCCCGGATCGGTGAGGGTCGCAGCGAGCACCTGCATCTGGAGGGCGAGATCGCGCTTGGTGATATTGCCCGAGGTGGTGAAGGCATCCGCCGCGCTGGCGATGCCGAAGCCGACCGAGCGGCCCGCGAGCACGCTCGAAAGCTCGTCGCGGCTGTGCTTGCCGAGCCCGCCCAATGCGAGCGAATCGACCAGCGCCACGCGCATCGGCGCTTCGCTGGTGTTCATCAGATCGCCCCCGTCCACCGCGAGGGTGAAGGCAATGCGGTCCTCGCGCAGGGTGGTCTGTTTGAGGGTCAG is drawn from Erythrobacter sp. and contains these coding sequences:
- a CDS encoding TonB-dependent receptor; the encoded protein is MSQRITAIRAAWAGSTILAAAFAFAAPAAAQDAEATASEEGQLATIIVTANRREENLQDVAVSAEILDQQRIDTIFSASGDVTALAGSVPGLNVESSNGRVAPRFYIRGLGNTDFDLAASQPVSVLLDDVVMENVTLKSFPIFDVERVEVLRGPQGTLFGRNTPAGIVKVDSIKPGQEMDVRAGLSFASLDTITLSGAVGGPLIEDKLAFRVATQLQRRGDWIDNGFTNQKNVLGSFTDFAIRGQLLFTPTERASILASVNFRDLDGASTFFRANVLGPNNNNLNANYDRGTVFYDGGGGNRVNYKQFGATLTAAYEFDGATLTSITSRWTTDGSGRGDIDGGFGAVFLPRMGPGFIPFPSDTQDSIDLKQTTQEVRLASNGDGALSWQIGGFYFDSDFDVTTVGFTFPPPATVNHTNEAWAAFGQLSYQLTDMLKVTGGLRYTDDQKDFFVRTGAPQARSVGDSRLSWDLAVFADLSDDASVYAKVANAFRAPTIQGRDVAFFGAPSIAQSEKITSWEAGFKTELADRKVRLNGAVFYYTVEDPQFTAVGGAGNLVQLINANKGEAYGFELDSAFQITPNFLVTLGMAYNNTEIQDPNLAVGICAQCNVTDPTRVIGGSTRALIDGNPFPNAPEWSGDFTARYGIPMGDSGEFFIFTDWTYLGETNFLLYTSREFNAGSRIEGGLRVGYSGGNGEWELAAFARNITNEDNVLGVIDFNNNTAFVNEPRVIGVSFNVNY